A part of Candidatus Omnitrophota bacterium genomic DNA contains:
- the typA gene encoding translational GTPase TypA, with the protein MPNQKRRKDVRNLAIVAHVDHGKTTLVDTLLKFTGAHKFEEGEVTIMDSNPLEKERGITIFSKNASFNYKGVQCNIVDTPGHADFGSEVERILEMVDGVLLLVDAVDGPMPQTKFVLKKSLELHLKPILVINKIDRPNARPNEVATMTFDLFCELNASDEQLDFPIVYASGRDGYATLDLDEPSDTIKPLLDTILHRVLPPIANPNLPFQMLVTMLDHNSYFGRMAIGRIFHGAIRVGDPVALVKRDGTVTANKVTKIMKYQGLKRVEALEAMAGDIILITGIEGVSVGETLTCIDDPKALPAVKIDEPTVSMNFSHNTSPLAGKDGGIFLTSRHIRERLEHEAMVNVGIKVEEIDGGERFKVSGRGELHLEILIETMRREGYELEVSRPQVILKKMGEQILEPVEAVVIEAGSVYQGTIMQALGERKAQMKDLKTVSSGDIRMEFIITSRALIGFRSEFLLMTHGSGVMCQNFLEYQTYKGSMPARQRGVQVSNGDGVVVAFALWNLQERGEMFVAPGDMAYEGMIVGIYNKGVDIVVNPQKEKKLTNMRSSTRDIAIQLIPPRKINLEFALVFIDDDELVEVTPLNIRLRKMQLKEIDRTRTSRKSRAKNDFD; encoded by the coding sequence CATAAATTCGAGGAAGGCGAAGTAACTATTATGGATTCAAACCCTCTCGAGAAAGAGAGAGGGATCACGATTTTTTCAAAGAACGCCTCTTTTAATTACAAAGGTGTGCAATGCAATATTGTCGATACGCCGGGGCATGCCGATTTCGGAAGCGAAGTAGAGCGCATTCTTGAAATGGTCGATGGTGTACTTCTTCTTGTTGACGCCGTAGACGGGCCCATGCCCCAGACAAAATTTGTGTTAAAAAAGTCTCTCGAATTACATTTAAAGCCGATCCTCGTTATTAATAAGATCGATCGTCCCAACGCACGCCCTAATGAAGTCGCCACCATGACGTTTGATCTATTCTGCGAGCTTAACGCATCCGACGAACAACTTGATTTTCCCATAGTATACGCCTCCGGCCGGGACGGGTACGCTACGCTTGACCTTGACGAACCGAGCGACACCATAAAGCCTCTTCTGGACACGATCCTGCACAGAGTACTGCCGCCGATCGCTAATCCGAATCTTCCTTTTCAGATGCTGGTGACTATGCTCGATCATAATTCATATTTTGGACGCATGGCGATCGGACGTATATTCCATGGCGCTATACGTGTCGGGGATCCCGTTGCCCTTGTTAAACGCGATGGCACGGTTACCGCTAACAAGGTGACCAAGATTATGAAATATCAGGGCCTAAAGCGCGTGGAGGCACTTGAGGCAATGGCGGGAGACATTATCTTGATCACCGGCATCGAGGGCGTATCGGTCGGCGAAACGCTCACATGCATCGATGATCCGAAAGCGCTGCCCGCGGTAAAAATCGATGAGCCCACGGTATCCATGAATTTTTCCCATAACACAAGCCCGCTCGCAGGCAAGGATGGAGGCATATTCCTGACATCGCGCCATATCCGTGAACGTCTTGAACATGAAGCAATGGTGAATGTTGGCATAAAAGTCGAAGAGATTGATGGGGGTGAGAGGTTCAAAGTTTCAGGCAGGGGTGAGCTCCATCTCGAAATCCTTATAGAGACAATGCGCCGCGAAGGATACGAACTGGAAGTTTCGAGACCGCAGGTCATATTAAAGAAGATGGGCGAACAGATCCTTGAGCCGGTAGAGGCGGTGGTTATAGAAGCGGGTAGCGTATATCAGGGCACGATTATGCAGGCGCTCGGAGAGCGCAAGGCCCAGATGAAAGACCTAAAGACTGTGTCTTCCGGCGATATCCGGATGGAATTTATTATTACCTCGCGGGCGCTTATAGGGTTCAGGAGTGAATTCTTGTTGATGACGCATGGAAGCGGTGTTATGTGCCAGAACTTTCTAGAATATCAGACATACAAAGGTAGTATGCCTGCGCGCCAAAGAGGCGTTCAGGTCTCGAACGGTGATGGGGTAGTGGTAGCCTTTGCACTATGGAACCTGCAGGAGCGCGGGGAGATGTTTGTTGCGCCTGGGGATATGGCATACGAGGGCATGATCGTGGGCATATATAACAAAGGTGTAGATATAGTGGTGAATCCGCAGAAGGAGAAGAAGTTAACAAATATGCGCTCTTCGACTCGCGACATAGCGATCCAGCTGATACCTCCACGTAAGATTAACCTTGAGTTTGCGCTTGTCTTTATTGACGATGATGAATTGGTAGAGGTCACTCCGCTTAATATACGTCTCAGGAAGATGCAGTTAAAAGAAATAGATAGAACGCGCACTAGCCGGAAGAGCAGAGCCAAAAACGATTTTGATTGA